From the genome of Leptotrichia sp. HSP-342:
TTCTCAGGATGAACAATATTTAAGTCATCTATATCTATTATACTTCCTGAACGGCAATATATTTTAGTTTGATAAGTTTTATGACTTTTTCCATCCAGAGAATTATGAAAATTTTTCAAAAGTTCTTTTTGATTTATTCTTAAATTTATTTCGTCTTCCATTTTTATTTTATCATTTTTAGAAAGTATCACTATTTTTTTATTTTTATGATTTGCATTTGAAATCACTAGTTCGCTTATTATCTTAAATATTGTCGGATTCCATCCCAAAATAAGCGTAAAATCTTTTTTTACAATCTCTGTTTTTCCTTTACGAATTTCAATGAATAAATTATCAAGCCCTGTTGTCAAAACCCCAACTAATGCACCAAAGATTAATACTCCAAGTAATGTAACTACAGCAGATACTATTCTATATCCCCATAACCTGTCATTCTGCAATCCACCTGGATCTATTACACGCAGAAAATTTTGCCAAATTGCTTCAATTAAACTTAAACTTCCAGTTTCATTATCAGGCCTCAAATTCATCAAAACTAATACAAATGAAAATACAACAACTGTAAGAATCATTGTTACAGCAAGCCATGCTATTATTGATACAGTTCCTTTGGATAGTGTGTCTTCTAACATTCCCTGTATTTTGTTTTTCAGTTTAATTCTGTTAAAAGAATCAGATTCTTTTTTCATAGTACTTTCCTCCTGTTTTTAATCCATTTCAAATATTTTAAGCTATATATAAATTTATTTAATAACAAACTATAAGATAAAATAAATATTTTTTCAAACAAGATTTTGATATTTTTTGAGTTTATAATTAAATTTTTCTATTCAATTTGAAAAACTGCCTTACAAAAAACACAAACTTATTTTTATATTTACACTCTATATTATATCCAATTTTTTATATTTTTCAAATTTTATTCAAATTTTTTATAAATTATCAAAAAAAATCAGCACTCCTAAAGTTACGAAAACTTTAGTATTACTGATTTTTTTATTTTTTAATTACATAATTAAAATTCTTGGTTCTCACTATTAGCATAAGGACCTTGTGCTAAACTGTTTGTTGCATTTTTAGGATTTGTCAATAATGATTTATAGCTAAAGAATATACTTCCTTTTACTTCTGGATAATTTCTGTTGAAATTTACCTGATTTATTAATTCTTTTGCATTTTGCCAATCATTAACTTTGTATGCAGCTTGTCCTATATATAGATTTGTTTTTGTCTGACCTGCATATTTACTCCACCATTTCACAAGTGTATTGTACTCAGCAGCTTTATGACCCTGATTCCAGTAAATTTGCGGTGCTACATAATCTATCCATCCTTTATTCATCCACAATAAAATATCTGCATATAAATCATCGTAGTTTTGAACTCCAGCTTTTGTTTCAGAACCTCTAGATGGATCAGTAGACGCATTTCTCCATACTCCAAAAGGACTTATTCCAAATTCTACATTTTCATTTTCTTTTTTTATAGAAGAATGCAATTTCTCAACTAATTTATTTACATTGTCTCTTCTCCAGTCACCAACTGATGAAAATTTGTGTCCATATTTCTGATACTGTGCAGAATCAGGATATTCTTGATTTTTAACTTTATATGGATAAAAATAATCATCCATATGAACACCATCAACATCATAATTTTTTACAACTTCAACGATACTGTTCACAACATAATCATTAACTTCAGGAATAC
Proteins encoded in this window:
- a CDS encoding glycoside hydrolase family 10 protein; its protein translation is MKSIIKKISVLAITVLMATTLNASNIIMGNNHNASKIDNQKVTKSKELRGVWVASVSNIDWPSKKGLSVEQQKREFLTILDNVKKWNMNAVFVQIKPSGDAFYPSKYAPWSEYLTGTQGINPGYDPLKFMVEEAHKRGIEFHAWFNPYRLSVSSSRDKLSKDNIGRKKPEWTVAYGGQLYLNPGIPEVNDYVVNSIVEVVKNYDVDGVHMDDYFYPYKVKNQEYPDSAQYQKYGHKFSSVGDWRRDNVNKLVEKLHSSIKKENENVEFGISPFGVWRNASTDPSRGSETKAGVQNYDDLYADILLWMNKGWIDYVAPQIYWNQGHKAAEYNTLVKWWSKYAGQTKTNLYIGQAAYKVNDWQNAKELINQVNFNRNYPEVKGSIFFSYKSLLTNPKNATNSLAQGPYANSENQEF